The window TAAAGTGTGGGCATCCAGCCACCCCCTCATCTCCTGCGTGGCTTTGATGGTCTCATGGTGCTTTGATGAAGGCAGACATGAAATACAACAGTTCCATCAGAGGACAGACGTGTGCAGCATCAGGTTGTGgaaagtttgttttttcccttcattggttgaaaaaaagagagaaactgaaagaaaagagcagcTTCTTGGATCAAAGCAGCTTCTTGGATCAAAGAAGCCTTCAAACACTGCATGTGCAGCTGATTTATTTCCCAACTACAAAAGGACGTTtctttaaaacaggaagtgaagctccTCCTTGCTGGAGGCTGATCAACCTGACGGTTCTCCACTCGTTTTATTGGTATTTCAGGCTGTTTGGAGGCACCATCAGGACAGACTAACGGCCGCGCCGCTCCGCGCATGGCTTGGTGCCGCTCCGCTCCCTCTGACATGGTCAGATATGTACAGTCTCCCTGGCTCATTTCAATTGGCCTCCATCTGTTTTGTCCAACCATGAAAAGGTCTATTATGATCCTCTGCTCTTTGTACAAATGGACTCCTAAGAGGATAGAGACCCCCACCACGTCCTccctacaaccccccccccccccccccccccccccagcctgaaaCATGAGATTCCAAGGAGTTTGTGCCCTGCCCCTGCTTTAATTATCCATCGCTGGTGGAGGGGGGTCTTAATTTTAACGACTTTTAAAATGCTCCGCCTTCAGAttcacagcagaggaggggggggggggcactcttTATTAACCCTAGACTGACTAGCTAATGTGATTGAAGTGGAACCACCTGGCGTGGGGAACTGTAccgtcagctgctgctgaaggccgACCAATGGGGAGGACCaggtgctgcagcctcctgatTGTTGCCATGTAATAGTTTGCTTCAGTGCACAGTTTGGCTTGGGGCTGGGATtaaaaaagctgctgctgctagcacACAGAAGTCCATTTTCATACAACTAAACTCCTTCAGTGGGAATAAAGAAGGGAGAATGTGATGAAAGAAGGCCAGGAGTGCTGTTGTTCTTAgatgaggagacaggaggagcccGGAGGAGGCCATCTGATGCCGTCACTATGTGTGACACACAATCACTGTGTGCAGGTTTTTGTGGATTCTGTCTGCTTCCGGATGAGAAAAAAAGCTGCAGGATCAGGGAGATGTGTTTGTATTGAGTGGATTCAGTGAAACCAGATGGcctaaagaaacaaaaccaggaGAGAGAAATACCAGCAGCTAAATACTCAACTgtaccaaaacacacacacacacacacacacacacacacacacacacacacacacacacacatggcatTTGTAGTGTACAGAGTGGAATGTAGATAGTTCTGTATCAGCAGGTTCCTCTGGGTCACTTTAACAGCGATAGTTCTGTGGACGTTTCAGCTCCAGACTGCTGAGCTGATTCTCCTGACTGAGCCACAGATGCAACCCTGCGAGGATCAGCCTGAGCCGACTGCCTTCAGGGACGTTCAGCCTCCGCTGGCTGCCAGGTAACCAACCACAGGGGCCTGATCTCCTGCAGGACCCAGGGGGCCGGGAGTGGCCTGGTTGTGACTGAAGCAACAGCAAAGGGATTATTGCACATCCATGAGAGTCAAATGTTTGGCAGAGACTAGaatttcattttcaaagtgaaaaaATAGTGAAATAGTGATGATGAAAGtcaacaaaaacactttaaatgccATAAGAGGGTTTTTAACAGTCAGTACTGAGTTTATGAGTGAAATGATGCaacaaaggagcagaaaggagACCAGAACTCCCATCAAATGTCACCTGAACCTTCAGATGAACACATACTTTTGAGAGATGAATGGAGGGAAAACCACAACACGGCACCTCATCCTGTTGGCGCTCAGCTGCCTGTGAGGGGACGCAGCTATAAAACCTCTCAGGTCCGGCGGGAGAAGAAAGGCTCTGTGCTAATGCGGCTCAGATCAAGGACTGAGCAAGGACCAAAGTGGACCAGCGCACCGGCCACTGGGGAACATCCTCAAAGTCTTAATGCAAAGCCCGTCTCACATTATCTCCCTTTAGTTCAGGCCCTGGCTCATAATTCCATGTGGTGCTCCAGGTTCTCCGGCTCGCTGATCCTAAAAACATGTAGAAATGTTTAAAGCAGAACTTGGAGAACATCTTTAGTGATTCCTGGCTTCTGAATCATCATGTCATCATACAGTATTATGGTATTAAACTTTAAGTGACATATTTGATTCCTGTATGgtattattttatttccaaaaatgcATCATAGATCCACACTTGTCACacggaggtgaaggtggtgttGTTGATGACTCCATAATGGCGCTACATTTAGCTTGAAAAGTCGTTTGGTGGTTAAACTCAAGCACAGCAGCCCAGGAGAGTGTCTGGCAGATTTGTGGGGGTTGTGCAACCatctgtgacccccccactcCTCACCAATCAACCGGCAGGTCCCATGTGGGCGAGCGGGTCTGCCGGGTGTCACCCCGTTGTTACTGTTTTGTTGATATTTATTAACAGGAGCCGACAGACGAGACGAGGAGGCCGAGGTCGGGCTGCTGCCAGCAGACATCActgtcagtcatgtgactgctgaGTTTGGCATCAGGTCAGTGTCCGGTGGAGAGGTGGTGGAGACAGAGGGCCGGCAGGACGAGGCCATCTgtgggacagacagacggacaagCGCTGCCAGACACAGAAGCTTCCATAACCTGGACCTCAGAAAAGAGAAAGCATCACATCTTCTATCACCTTGTTGTGGAAGAGTTCCCCAAATTCTTCTTTTATAGTTGCACTTCTGCCACAACAAGTATAAGATGAAGGTGGAGCAGGAATGGTTCCACCAATGAAGGACAAACTGAAGAGAAAAGATGAGAGATGGTTCGATTTATAATGAGACTGAAGCAGAAATAACCTGGAACAAACAACCCTGCACGATGAGTATGTGATGTTGAgatgagaaggagaaagaaCCATCTGTAGGTGCACAAATCCCAACCACAACACCACAACatgtgacatttttgtgacagctGACATTAAACCCGACGACCCTTTTTGTATATGAATGTATTTTGAACGCTGATATTTCTGTTTATCGGTGCAGAACTGGGACCTGAGCATAATATTGGTGCAAGTGTTGACTGGAGCGCCTAGAGAGCCTAGAACCCAGAACCACCCGGCTGCTTTAAGTTACATCCTTTTTGAAGATAATTGATATGTGTTGATCTGATAAATTTGTAGAATATTTTGGTAGTTCTCTGTTTAGAATTCTTTCTTCTTACTGGATAATCACACGTTAGCCAAGAAAAACTAGTCATTATAATAGCTTTGATGTTTGAGGGCTCTAAAGAGCATTAGCGCACTTGTAAATATCCTGAGAGCAGGATGCTCACGTAAGAAATCATTAGATCATCGTGATGATGGAGCACCTACAGGATGGACCAATCAGAGACagcgagaaggtggaggagaactTCTCTAGAAACCCACCACGAACACCTCCAACGTCAGCAGAGCAGAATGCTGATGCAGAGTGTGAGAATGTCCCTCAGGTTCATTCAGAGAGCAGCCACAGGTCGTCTCAGCCTTGATTAGCTGCCCGCTGGAGCAGACGCTCGCTCTCCGCAGGCTCGGTGTGGTCACTGGGTTGTGTTAAAGCTCAGGGAGATGTGCTTCCATCCTCCCCAATCAGCCAGCGCTCTCAGAACTCTGAGGCGCTGCCTGTGATTGGTTGATCCAGGGTGCGCACATCCCAGCAGCCGCTGCACAAACATTTCCTATCGTTGGCACCAGGGTGGTTAATGAGGGTGTTGGCGTGTCCAGACAGGGAGGATCAGCAGCAAGCAGAACCCCAAGGACGAGTGTTGGGTGTTGAGCTGCTACGTCATCCGACTGTCTTTGGCTCAGGATGATGAGTTCAGGATGGATGAAGGTCACAGACCTCCACACAGGTTACTTCAGGTGTTCTATAATTATATAAAAGTCATGTGAAAATGTTCCTGTTCCTGGGTAGATTGTTCAAATCATTACTTTGTCCTTTATTTAttaacaaaagaaagaaatcatcCAACAGGCCTCATGTCTCACAGCTTTTTCCAATGCCTGAATGCAGATCAAAATCTAATTCCATCAATTATTTGGATAATGGAGATGGAAAGTTGATTATTCCGTGCCTGAGCTCGGACCATCTGGGACGCTTGGAGTTCCAAAAGACCAAAGATGAAGGTGGACGAGCGAAACTTTGTAGGTCTTCTAACGGCTCCACTGCATCAACAGAGGGTTctggaagaaaaagacaaacccAAAATCAGAATACTGAAGGGCAGAATTCCAACAGAGACAGTTTGCAGACgcgatggaggtggtggaggtgctgtTTCTTTCCTTCACAGGTATCGCTTGAGTTGGGAAGGTGCTGCCGACCTCTGCTCCTGAGAGCCCCTCTGCCTTCATATTTACCCAGCATCATCTCTCTGAGGTGGGGTCTGTGTGACCGCAGGCGTCCATGTTGGTGAAGGTCAGCATCATCAGAGGAAGCTAATTAAGCAACAGCCGAGCCAGAGACCTTGGAGTGCCAGTCAGCCGGCACTTTAGCCATCAGAGGAATGTCTCCTTGCCTCCAGTCAAGGACGTCTCAGCTCCTCCAAGCGGAGTCTGAGTCCCAGAGCAGGCTGGAGCTTTTGCACAACCACTTCTTCCTGGATGGGACTGCTCATTTCACCAGCTGCGTGTCAGCAGCTAAAAGGAGGCTGGAACAGGTGCCAGATGATTCAAGGACGGAGGAAAGAGAAGATGGTACCGACAACCCCTCAAAGGCAgggctcctctctctgcttgcGTTGTCTTTGGAGGAGCGCGACTTCTCGTCATGGTCTGTCATTGCAGTAATCCCTTTGCCCGCAGCTCCATTAGGCGGTGAAGCATCTTGTCCCACTGTGGTTGGAGAGTGTTAATCTGCCAGCCGCTCCTGGAAACGGGCTCAGCTGCCATCCTCCACAGACCTTTTCAAACCTCTGACAGTGTGTGGGGACTTCAGGCGAGACTTTTTCCCTGACCCTTATTGATCCGGGTCTGCAGCCTGGCCTCTCCacccccgccaccccccccacccccacagccTGTTCGGAGCCCCAGCCCTCCAGCGCCGGGGCGCCTTAACGTTTCAATTACTGATGGATGTCATTGTTGGGACATGACAGGAGGAATCTCGGGGAGCCGCCTGGCTCGACGGGCCGACATCAgcagaaaataaatctttgaaTCGAGCAAAATGTTTTGACTTCTGGGTCTTTGCTGCTTCGGTTCGGCAGAGAGCTCAGATCAACATTTAGCTGCAATCTCATCAGGTGAAGAAGAACCAAATCCAAATTCTGAGGCAGCTGGATGGTTTCtgacagcagagacaggagAACAGATCAGTTCTTTGCAATCATATTCAGTTTTTAACTTCCCCAAACCACATGGGATCATTTCGCTTTAGCTTCAGCGGAACCTTCAATCAAATCGCATCACTTCCTGCGCGGTGAGTTTGCTCAGCTGCTACCTGAGACAATCGCAGCAAAGCCTCTGTAGGACCCTCAGAAATGCTGTAAACACAGGccggagcagcaggacaggactGGACTCACTCAGTCTGAGGGGCCTGGTGGActttctgctcccccctcacctgctgctcctccatccgacgtttgtgtgcgtgtgaaaGTGAATCAGAAAAGCTCCGTTTCTATGGCAATCAAGGACCTGGGTTCACTTTCAACCTATTGCATCAGTTACCTGCAGGCATGAGGGGAAATATTCCtctaattgttatttttaatactCAGAAGGTTCCACTGTTACGCCTGAGCTCTTCAGATGACTCAGGACATAAAAAACAGAACCATGATGCATTTCAGCTCGGTGCAGTGATCTTTTTGTTTTGGAGTGGGCGTCCTTTTTTGGAAAATGGTAGTGTGTAGGGTCCTTTGGGCTTTTTATCTaattgaaaaatgttttaatgcGCAACATTTTTGTGTGcagatgaatgaataaaagcttcagcgtaaaccTCAAACATCTGAAACATCAGCAAGGACAGACCAATGACAAGGACCTGCAGGGACTCCACAACCATCAGAAACAGTCcagaaggacacacacagaatttGGAATCCTAAATTTAACAGATTTAAATATAATGAAATATGTGTTGATGCTTCTAAACGGCCTCCTTCATTTCTGTGTTGCGTGTCAGGATCTTCTGTCTCAGACTGTCACTGGTAGATGGTGGAGATCAGAGAGGATCCTCatcaaaaacaaccacaaaatgTGCTCTTTTTTTAGCTAAATTAAATCATGACTATAATGGAGAATATTGATGGCTTTTTGTATGccggtgtgtgtttgggtcagcAGATAGTCGAACCCCTCCCTCTTTATTTGGTCACACCCCCTGGCCGTCGGCTCAGGTGCTTCTCTGCGGCCTCGCTGAGGTTTCTTTCACCGATTTGTCACGCGTCAGAACAGGCTGCTGCGCTGCAACGTGCCAAGTTTCCAACTCACCAAGGAGCCACAGACCTGCTCGCCAGACAGCCTGGCTGGTCCgacagcctgctgctgtctgccaGCGGCCCCGGAGTCACCATCAATCCTGGCACCCGCTCCCTGACCCACCCCCAGCACTGAGCTACACAATACAGCAGCATCAGGCCCTCAGTCAgctccttttctctgcaggCTTTTCATTAGCCGCAGTCATCagaaggtcacacacacacacacacacacacacacacacacacacacacacacacacacacacacacagacacagacatacacacagcTGTGTCAAAGTGATTAACTTTATTGACCAATCAATACACAGCATTTAAGGTGTTGGTTTGAATCCCCAAAGAGCCACTCAGATGACTAAACAGAGACAATAACTGTAAAAGATTatcacagaacacatttcaGACCGAGGGTGTTGCGTGAGGGCTGGATGCTAAGGCTAAACTGCGGGATGCTAATGCTATCCTCCCGTTGGAGGAGAAACCTGGTCGTTCTCAGGCCTGGTGGTTTCTGAAGCTCCTAAGGGCTGCTTAGAATCACTGGTTCTGTTGTGGCTCAGTGTTTGTTAGCAGAACTTCACCAGAATCAGAACCAGTGAGAGGCCAGTTCGTTCATTAGAAATTCCCTCTGAGAAGCTTGTTGTAATCTTTGGCCGCTGGATGTCTGAATAGATTTACAAGCATTAGGGTCCAGGCATTGTGCGGGGCATGTGTGGAGGAGGTCCTGCTCCCTTTGTGCTGCCAGAGCCCTCGACACAGCTGACCCCacccccaaacaaacacacacacacacacacacacacacacacaccacacacagcctGCCCCACCCATTACTTCAACCTGGTGAACAAAGAGAGTGCATGGAGGCTCTGCAGGTTTGCAGGAATTACAGAACAGATGCAGAAATCTGTGGGCCAGGTTTGCTTCTGGCAGGAGCCCTGTGAGGGGCCCAACTTGTCACACAGTCACTCTGTGTGAGTGCTGGTACAAGAGATAAACTACAGAATCCATCCAAAAGGCTGACGTTAGTCAGTGTGTTTCCTCTGGAAATGAACCTGTTCAATATTGTTTCAATGCTAAATATAAACCTCGATGTTCCATATCGGATCTTCTGAACGTGTTGGAAGTTTCCTAAAGGTAGGATGCTAAAGTGGTAAACTCAGTGGTTTCCGAGGACAGACGGATTTCATTCGAATTCATTTAGTCTTTTTTAAAGATGTAAAACCAGACCTTCCAACAGCTTTTCTGCTGACTGTCTCCATCTGAGCTAATTAGCCGTCTCACTCAGAGAGCTTGTTAGGACAAGATGATTACGGTCTGACGTGATCCTGCTAATCAGAGGAGATGGTATCACAGCCAGCTGCGTCCTGGTCCGATAAGCTGATCTCCAGTCAGCTGCAGACCCTGACCTTGGAGATGACGTCACTGCTCCGACTGTGTGACACACCAAAAACGCTCATCGATGGTCTCCAGCCAGGAGAGCCCTCAGCGTTGAGCAAAAGTGATGATTGACCTGTTCAGCAGTAGCAGGTGAGCACAACTGACAGGCGCTGAAGCTTAACCGGGACttaacacacacatgtggacgtgcgcccacacacacgcgcacacacaaaggTGTGTTTACCTTAGTGCAGCCTACAGAGAGGCTGTGTTTACGCTCCCTGCGTTTCTTAGCTGCATCGTCTTTGTTTGAGAGTGCTGGAGATAAGAGACGCGTGCAGAGAGGCCGTCATGATGTAgcgtgaggaggaagaggaggaggaagaggaggaggaagagggtaaTTTAGCAAGTTGATGCAAGAGATGATTGAAAAAAACTGCCAACAGCAACCAGCATCATCATGATGAAGGTTGGCAAGTGCTGTTACTGAATACCTGCAAGTgggatgatgggaaatgtagtttccAGGGTGTTTATTCTACTTTGCTTTTCTCTCGTGGATGTTCAAAACCAGCAGAATGAATAAAAACGTAGAGCGCTACACACATGTGTGTTCTCACATGGCCCAATCCTCTGAGGTAAATGGATTAGAGAACAGCTGAGGCCTGATTAAGCCAGACAAATTGAATCATCGTTTCACTTTCATGTCTGATAAGTGGAGCGACGTGAAGAAAACGCACGGCAGAAACTGATGAGGAGGCATTAATGTCGGCCAAGACGCTGAACATACGTGATCAGAACAATCTGCCTGTTGTTGCCGTGAGGAGCGGTGATGTCAGTGTAACATGGTAAAGAAGATGATGACGCTCAGATTTCTGAACCAGCAGGCAATATCTTGATAAGGTGGATGGCAGATTACACAGCTGATCAAAATATAAACTGGTTAAACATTAAAACTCTTTGgttctggtttgtgttttctgctgcttttactgCAATCGTCTTCAGTCcatgacggtgtgtgtgtgtgtgtgtgcgcgcgtgtgtgtgcgtgggtgagTGTTATCTGTAGCTCTTATCtgcagcctgttgtccagctgGCTTACacctgtccctgtgtgtgtgtgtgtgtgtgtgtgtgtgtgtgtgtgtgtgtgtgtgtgtgtgtgtgtgtgtgtgtgtgtgtgtgtggtaaagGGTGACGGTTCCAGAGGAAGTGAGACAAAAGGTTTGTGTCCAGATGTTGCAGCACATTATGGAGGCTGAGAGCATCAAGGACCAGTTAACCATGTGACCATCTGCCTCCTTTCACAGCAGAAACGATTGAACAATTTGTCTTCCTGATGAGAAAATCTGTTTAAATCTGTTGAAAGGAAATATATGAAGTCAAAGAGTGGAATGAAAAACTATCGGTTGTTTGTTGAATCTCTGATTTaatttgaaacaattttaataaTAGTGTTCCCAGTAAAGCTGCAGAAGATCCCGATGTCACCACACATCAGGAATGTCTTTGACAGGCCGAAATGTTTTGTCTTctctggtgacctttgacccctggtAAACACACGCCGCTCACACGTTAACCCCGTTACACTGAACACTTTGGACTAATCAAATTTCTAGTCAGGTTTGGTGACGTGAAGCTGGTGGAAGAAAGGAACAAACCTGGGTGGAAAATCAGGTCCTCACATCTTTTGCAACTGTTGATTCTGAAACCGATcagatgaataaatgttttaaatgataaTGAAAATGTCAACCTCTGAAATATAAAAGACAAATCAAAATATTTTCTCAGTttggtttttattgtttttggaCATTTAGCAAAACATCCAAAGCAGTGTAAGAGCTAACGGTCACACTGGAACAAAGACACcaaagcaaaaaagaagaaaaaacccaataaattaaaaatgattgcATTCGTTTGCTGATCAAACTCACTGATTGCTGTAATGTCACATTTCTTACATCATATAAGTTAAAGAAATTGCGCTACATCGTAACAAAACACAGATCACAAAGCACACAGAGCAATAATTTACACAGATAatttaataaatacataaataaataaaaaccaaatatATTGTATAATGTGATACAGGAGACTTTGTAGAAAATAAGCATTATAGCCAGCAATAACCTAAAACAATCAGGTCAGTTTAAGGCAGTTTTACAGCAGGAGGGTCTAATCCAAAGGCAGTAACGGCTAATctacatttctttttcattttcaggcaACAGCTACTGATCGGCGGAGCCACGTGCTAAGTTAAAGCTAATCATAGTGATGAGAGCAGGCCCGTGATTGGTGGGTTCATCTGGGCTACAGGTTGTCCCCTCTTAGGTCTAGAAGCTAATAGCACTTGTGCAGAGATgctagaaaaataaatgaacagtCTAAATGTTGAAGGATGATGTCAGAATCCTCcggacacacacgcaggtaCGCGCGCTTGCACACGCGCAGCCTGCTGATGTGTCCACgagcaaggcactgaacccCTGCTGACCTCAGGTGAGTCATGTTGTGTTGCTGTGAGTTTTACTGCAAAAACACCAAGAAGGCGTTTAAGGacaataaagaacaaaaaataaatgtgaaaacaggCAAATGTGTAAATATTCTTTGACTCTTTCACCATCGTCCAGGTTTTCCCCACCAGTGTCCTCAAAGGTCTTCCAAATATTTGATCCAAATCTGTTGAAGTGATTCCTAAAAACATGAATGTGACCTGGCCCTGGTCGAATCTGATTAgtgagttttttgttttttaaaaaataaccttTTAACTGATTATTactttgaacaaaaaaaatcaaacttgaAGTGAATTTTCCAGAAGTGCCACAAATTGTAGCGGTCGATTTTAGAAAAGCACAAACCATTTGAATGTATGTCAAACCGAGATGTTTTGCAGCTGAACTCTATAACTGCCCCAACCAAGCATGACTCGCCGGTGGAGACGCGGCCGAGGGTCCCGGATCAACAGGCGGGGCGCAGCGGCATCTGCAGCAGGATCACCTGCCGGTTCTCGGACGGGTGGCATTTGTTGATGTGTCTGGTGAGTCCCGGGGAGCTGTAGAAGAGGGCGGGGCAGTATTTGCAGGGGTACACCTGTGCGGAGTGCAGCAGGCGGACGTGGCGCTCCTGGCTGCCTCTGTTGGAAAAGTTCTCCCCACAGATGGGACATAGGTGGCAGGCGGAGGCGCTCAGATTGAGCGGCGCGGCGCTCTGCTCGCACGCCAGcgcgtcctcgtcctcttcgtGCGTCGGGGACCCGTGCTGAGAGGACACGTGCTTGCGCAGGTACGCCTGTCGCTTAAACCTCTTGCCGCAGTGGTGACAATCATACAGCCCTTCTTCTGACCCGGCTTCGGAGGGCCCGGGGCTGGATGTGTCCCTGTCACTAGAATCCTTCGCGTCATCCGCCGCCGCGCTGCCGGACGCGGCGGCTTTGTCGCTCTCCGttggcgcggcggcggcggcgggggcagCGGCGGCTGCGCTTTGCCCCTTGGGCTTGTGCCACCGCCGGTGCGAGGCGAGGTTGGCCGGGCAGCTGAACACCTTGTCGCACTCGGGACACCTGTATTCAACCCGGACTATCCTGGAGCACTTGTGCTGCGCCAGCGCGAAGGGGTCTGCGTACGCTTCCCGACACAGCTGGCACACGAACTCGCCCAGCGGGTTGCTGTCACCACCGTGCGGCTGCGCTCTGGGAAGCTTGTGGTCCAGCGGTGCCTCTTTTATCTTGAGTCCGAGAACGGGGGACGTGGTGACATCATCCTCAAACTGCAGTTTCCGGATAGCTTTGGTTTTCTTGGACGCTGGTTTCCCTTTACGGTCGCTCTCGCTGGATGGCCGCTTGGTGCCGACAGAGGGAAGGACCGCGGGGGacgcggtgctgctgctggagccaatTTTGAGGTCCACCGGGGCGAAAAGGTGGTCCAGAGAGGTGAGCGCTGCTGGCGTGGGGAAGGACTCCGCAGAGACCGGTGATCCGAGATTGAAGCGACTCTCGAAGCAGGAGCGGTCGTGGTCCTGGCTAACAGGGCGGGTGGGGCTGTAAAGAGCCTTGTACACCGCCTCTGGGTTCCCGAACTGCACGGGT of the Takifugu flavidus isolate HTHZ2018 chromosome 19, ASM371156v2, whole genome shotgun sequence genome contains:
- the insm1a gene encoding insulinoma-associated protein 1a, whose product is MPRGFLVKRNKKTTLVSYRVRSEDEETEQPAEAQHLSADAPLACLPVRALTPTPTCGAAATAPGREAKPVQFGNPEAVYKALYSPTRPVSQDHDRSCFESRFNLGSPVSAESFPTPAALTSLDHLFAPVDLKIGSSSSTASPAVLPSVGTKRPSSESDRKGKPASKKTKAIRKLQFEDDVTTSPVLGLKIKEAPLDHKLPRAQPHGGDSNPLGEFVCQLCREAYADPFALAQHKCSRIVRVEYRCPECDKVFSCPANLASHRRWHKPKGQSAAAAAPAAAAAPTESDKAAASGSAAADDAKDSSDRDTSSPGPSEAGSEEGLYDCHHCGKRFKRQAYLRKHVSSQHGSPTHEEDEDALACEQSAAPLNLSASACHLCPICGENFSNRGSQERHVRLLHSAQVYPCKYCPALFYSSPGLTRHINKCHPSENRQVILLQMPLRPAC